In the Hordeum vulgare subsp. vulgare chromosome 7H, MorexV3_pseudomolecules_assembly, whole genome shotgun sequence genome, one interval contains:
- the LOC123411636 gene encoding serine/arginine repetitive matrix protein 1-like, which produces MTTHPRPQLSPNYPIAPPTISPEKNPPSSSRQHHQQPARRPRLLLSASPRRAGHGRRRPVRRASLQHLRRALHGRRAQQRGLRQDLPRPDPPRRSHGRRGRRRRQREGEPLLSHSRSPPHTDPRRSALPPPPRPLPSRRPSSPPRPLPPRRPSASGPPPPPPALPNPADLIWHTYHTTDRPSNIFLTLHSLDVQALNHIR; this is translated from the coding sequence ATGACCACGCACCCACGTCCTCAACTCTCCCCAAACTACCCGatcgctcctcccaccatctctcCCGAGAAAAATCCCCCATCGTCATCGCGCCAGCACCACCAGCAGCCCGCGCGCCGCCCCCGTCTACTACTTTCCGCAAGCCCACGCCGAGCAGGCCACGGCCGCCGTCGACCTGTCCGCCGTGCTTCCCTACAGCATCTTCGCCGTGCGCTTCATGGCCGACGCGCACAGCAACGAGGTCTTCGCCAAGATCTGCCTCGTCCCGATCCGCCACGGCGATCCCACGGTCGACGTGGGCGCCGTCGCCGCCAAAGGGAGGGCGAACCGCTCCTCTCGCACAGCCGCTCGCCGCCGCACACGGACCCGCGCCGCTCGGCACTGCCGCCGCCCCCGCGCCCTCTCCCTTCCCGCCGGCCCTCCTCGCCACCGCGCCCTCTCCCTCCCCGTCGGCCCTCCGCGAGTGggccgcccccgccgccccctGCGCTGCCCAACCCCGCCGATCTGATCTGGCACACGTACCATACTACCGACCGGCCGAGTAACATCTTCTTGACTCTGCACAGCCTAGATGTTCAAGCACTCAATCACATAAGGTAA